GGGCGAGGGCGAGGCGGAGCGGGTGGGTGCGCATGGTGGGGGCCTTTCGGGTGTGCGAGCTAGCGGCGCTTCAGGTAGCGCTGGCTGAACTCATCGTCCGCGAAGCCGTTGTTGCTCTTGGCCTCCCGGATCTCGATCTTGGTGCTCGAGCCCTTCACCAGGTCCTTCACGATCATCTCGTCCGCCACGGCCTTGCCGTCGTCGATCCGGAACTTGCCGCGGGAGAGGGTGCGCTCCTTCTCCCCGGACTTCTTCGCGAAGTAGTCGACCTGCGTGTGGGCGTTGTCCTTCTTGCGCACCGTCATCTCCAGGTGCTTCCAGGGGGAGCTCTCCTTGAGGGGCTCGAGGGTGAGCACCACGGACTCTCCGGCGTCGCGCTCGCTGGTGACCTCGTAGTTGCCCACGAAGGTCATCTCGCCCATGTCGTCGTAGGTGAAGTCGCTGCCCATGAAGCTGTCGTTCCGGGCGGAGGAGGCGAGGCGCTTCACCTTCTTGAAGGCGGGCATGTAGACGTACATGACGTCGTCCTCGAGCACGAGGATGCCCACGCCCTTCATGTCGGCCGGGCTCTCGAACTTGAAGAGGCGCTTGGAGTTGCCCTTCTGCTTGATGGTGGCCTCGCGGACCTTCTCCTGGCCGTCCTTCGAGGTGATGGTCATCGTCATCTTCACGAAGGAGTCGGTGGGGGTCTCGCCGTTCTTGTCGACGGCGGCGAGGCGCTCGGCCCCGGTCATGGCGTGGGCGCCCAGGGCGGGGAGGGTGAGGGCGAGGGCGAAGAGGAGGGTCGAGAAGGGGTGTCGCATGATCAGGACTCCGAGGTGTTCGGGGCGCCTCGGCCGAAGAAGCGCCCGCCGGTCAGGTGGATGGTCGCCGGCAGGGTGGTCAGGGCCCCCGCCGCGCAGACGAACATGTTGAGGGCCACCAGCAGGCCGAAGTGCCGCAGGGCGATGAGGCCGGAGAGCAGCAGCACCAGGA
The DNA window shown above is from Deltaproteobacteria bacterium and carries:
- a CDS encoding outer membrane lipoprotein-sorting protein produces the protein MRHPFSTLLFALALTLPALGAHAMTGAERLAAVDKNGETPTDSFVKMTMTITSKDGQEKVREATIKQKGNSKRLFKFESPADMKGVGILVLEDDVMYVYMPAFKKVKRLASSARNDSFMGSDFTYDDMGEMTFVGNYEVTSERDAGESVVLTLEPLKESSPWKHLEMTVRKKDNAHTQVDYFAKKSGEKERTLSRGKFRIDDGKAVADEMIVKDLVKGSSTKIEIREAKSNNGFADDEFSQRYLKRR